A window from Theobroma cacao cultivar B97-61/B2 chromosome 3, Criollo_cocoa_genome_V2, whole genome shotgun sequence encodes these proteins:
- the LOC18587140 gene encoding uncharacterized protein LOC18587140 isoform X1 — MQTVRGGRIFCFKHSAAPATLFAEARNIVRRGRSYAASLPSDAPKRKKVSKDERRAMIESFITRYRSVNAGKFPSASAAQKEVGGSYYVVRKVLQELEYNSKVCSSNSSFENLSGKVVDKEEKSFSEVQVVSTAVRVQNDTCTEAIDDVKMLDSDDKELEAEGVLRVYSSEEETFSKGALKPQTPGSHYDFVLEENIVLKDDAKSLEKQEDAKVEDAAIDSYDKFQMVPDEQKIVEVSDQHLESAEECKPESHGVQSDFVGVEGDLLKVETEVGNAEGDKKEQIASEELLNSGGPELKAEHHRQSSEEEKHARNFLSEQSDDAEFSKKSTLWGNLKSFADGIINIWRKL, encoded by the exons ATGCAAACTGTAAGAGGAGGACGGATATTCTGCTTCAAGCACTCCGCAGCTCCTG CAACATTGTTTGCTGAGGCAAGAAATATAGTGCGGCGTGGAAGATCATACGCTGCTTCTCTTCCTTCTGACGCTCCAAAGCGCAAAAAAGTCTCAAAGGATGAACGACGAGCTATGATCGAATCTTTCATCACTAG GTATAGATCAGTAAATGCCGGGAAATTCCCATCTGCATCTGCAGCTCAAAAAGAAGTGGGTGGCTCTTATTATGTTGTTAGGAAGGTTCTTCAAGAGTTAGAGTATAATTCTAAAGTATGTTCCTCAAACAGCAGTTTCGAAAATTTATCTGGAAAAGTTGTCGATAAAGAGGAGAAATCGTTTTCTGAAGTTCAAGTGGTCTCAACTGCAGTCAGAGTCCAAAATGACACTTGTACAGAAGCTATAGATGATGTGAAGATGCTTGATTCTGATGACAAGGAACTGGAGGCTGAGGGAGTGTTGCGAGTATATTCTTCAGAAGAGGAGACATTTTCCAAAGGGGCTCTAAAGCCCCAAACTCCA GGTAGCcattatgattttgttttagaagaaaatattGTGTTGAAAGATGATGCTAAGAGTCTTGAAAAACAAGAGGATGCTAAAGTAGAGGATGCTGCCATTGATAGTTATGATAAATTTCAGATGGTTCCAGACGAACAAAAAATTGTGGAAGTTTCTGATCAACATCTTGAATCAGCCGAGGAGTGTAAACCTGAATCTCATGGTGTTCAGTCAGATTTTGTTGGAGTAGAAGGTGACCTACTAAAGGTAGAAACTGAGGTTGGAAATGCAGAGGGTGATAAAAAGGAACAAATTGCATCTGAAGAGTTACTAAATTCTGGTGGTCCAGAGCTTAAAGCTGAGCACCATCGACAATCCTCAGAAGAGGAAAAGCATGCAAG GAACTTCTTGAGTGAGCAGAGTGATGATGCAGAATTTTCAAAGAAGTCAACTCTTTGGGGGAACCTTAAGTCATTTGCTGATGGTATCATCAATATATGGAGAAAGCTGTAA
- the LOC18587140 gene encoding uncharacterized protein LOC18587140 isoform X2, with translation MQTVRGGRIFCFKHSAAPATLFAEARNIVRRGRSYAASLPSDAPKRKKVSKDERRAMIESFITRYRSVNAGKFPSASAAQKEVGGSYYVVRKVLQELEYNSKVCSSNSSFENLSGKVVDKEEKSFSEVQVVSTAVRVQNDTCTEAIDDVKMLDSDDKELEAEGVLRVYSSEEETFSKGALKPQTPGSHYDFVLEENIVLKDDAKSLEKQEDAKVEDAAIDSYDKFQMVPDEQKIVEVSDQHLESAEECKPESHGVQSDFVGVEGDLLKVETEVGNAEGDKKEQIASEELLNSGGPELKAEHHRQSSEEEKHAR, from the exons ATGCAAACTGTAAGAGGAGGACGGATATTCTGCTTCAAGCACTCCGCAGCTCCTG CAACATTGTTTGCTGAGGCAAGAAATATAGTGCGGCGTGGAAGATCATACGCTGCTTCTCTTCCTTCTGACGCTCCAAAGCGCAAAAAAGTCTCAAAGGATGAACGACGAGCTATGATCGAATCTTTCATCACTAG GTATAGATCAGTAAATGCCGGGAAATTCCCATCTGCATCTGCAGCTCAAAAAGAAGTGGGTGGCTCTTATTATGTTGTTAGGAAGGTTCTTCAAGAGTTAGAGTATAATTCTAAAGTATGTTCCTCAAACAGCAGTTTCGAAAATTTATCTGGAAAAGTTGTCGATAAAGAGGAGAAATCGTTTTCTGAAGTTCAAGTGGTCTCAACTGCAGTCAGAGTCCAAAATGACACTTGTACAGAAGCTATAGATGATGTGAAGATGCTTGATTCTGATGACAAGGAACTGGAGGCTGAGGGAGTGTTGCGAGTATATTCTTCAGAAGAGGAGACATTTTCCAAAGGGGCTCTAAAGCCCCAAACTCCA GGTAGCcattatgattttgttttagaagaaaatattGTGTTGAAAGATGATGCTAAGAGTCTTGAAAAACAAGAGGATGCTAAAGTAGAGGATGCTGCCATTGATAGTTATGATAAATTTCAGATGGTTCCAGACGAACAAAAAATTGTGGAAGTTTCTGATCAACATCTTGAATCAGCCGAGGAGTGTAAACCTGAATCTCATGGTGTTCAGTCAGATTTTGTTGGAGTAGAAGGTGACCTACTAAAGGTAGAAACTGAGGTTGGAAATGCAGAGGGTGATAAAAAGGAACAAATTGCATCTGAAGAGTTACTAAATTCTGGTGGTCCAGAGCTTAAAGCTGAGCACCATCGACAATCCTCAGAAGAGGAAAAGCATGCAAG aTGA